Proteins encoded within one genomic window of Candidatus Berkiella cookevillensis:
- the parC gene encoding DNA topoisomerase IV subunit A, whose product MAKQRPPVIENIEQQAINLFSEKAYLDYSMYVIMDRALPHIGDGLKPVQRRIVYAMSELGLNANQKFKKSARTVGDVLGKYHPHGDSACYEAMVLMAQTFSYRYPLIEGQGNWGSPDDPKSFAAMRYTEARLSKYADVLLGELEQGTVDWNPNFDGSLDEPKILPARLPNLLLNGTTGIAVGMATDFVPHNLTEVANACIGLLENPDMSFNDLMKIMPGPDFPTEAEIITPKAEIKEIYQTGQGSIKVRAKIKYEKTGDIVITALPHQVSGAKVLEQIAAQMQAKKLPMIADLRDESDHENPCRLVIVPRSNRFDQEALVSHLFASTDLERNIRVNMNVIGLNGKPQVKDMLSFLREWLTFRTQVVVKRLEYRLEKVKARLHILDGLLIAFLNLDEVIKIIRTEDKPKQELMKRFKLSEIQAEAILEIKLRQLARLEEQKIKGEQKELAQEQDMLQKTLQSKQRLQTLIKKELQADIDAYGDKRRSPIVVREQAKILDVVERLPSEPVTIILSQKGWIRSAKGHEVLGQDLSYKAGDEFLMQLKAKSNSMIYFLDTTGRSYCLMAHQFPSARGFGEPLTTKIKPPTGALFSGMLSGIDTDLVFLISNAGNGFISKIADLETKNKSGKALLKAEPATALKPLLIPDISMRVAILTSAGKLAVLDLVDIAQMSKGKGSKIINITAQKFADGTEQVIDHMIFSRGESIQIKTKNKKLKLSPRELDHYLIERGKSGVALPKGYQTATGFDVA is encoded by the coding sequence ATGGCAAAGCAAAGACCGCCAGTCATTGAAAATATTGAACAACAAGCAATTAATTTGTTTTCTGAAAAAGCATATTTAGATTATTCCATGTATGTAATCATGGATAGAGCATTGCCGCATATTGGTGATGGTTTGAAGCCTGTGCAACGTCGAATTGTTTATGCGATGTCAGAATTGGGCTTAAATGCGAATCAGAAATTTAAAAAATCTGCGCGTACCGTGGGTGATGTGTTGGGTAAGTATCATCCGCATGGTGATTCAGCTTGCTATGAAGCAATGGTACTGATGGCACAAACCTTTTCTTATCGTTATCCCTTAATTGAAGGGCAAGGAAACTGGGGTTCTCCTGATGATCCTAAATCATTCGCAGCAATGCGATATACGGAAGCGCGTCTTTCTAAGTATGCAGATGTGTTGTTGGGTGAACTTGAACAAGGGACAGTAGACTGGAATCCAAATTTTGATGGCAGTTTAGATGAACCCAAGATCTTGCCCGCACGTCTTCCTAATTTATTGCTAAATGGTACTACGGGTATTGCTGTAGGTATGGCCACAGATTTTGTGCCACATAATCTGACAGAAGTTGCGAATGCTTGTATTGGGCTATTAGAAAATCCAGATATGTCATTTAATGACTTGATGAAGATTATGCCAGGCCCTGATTTTCCAACAGAAGCAGAGATCATTACGCCAAAAGCTGAAATCAAAGAAATATATCAGACCGGGCAAGGCTCCATTAAAGTTCGCGCTAAAATAAAATATGAAAAAACAGGCGATATTGTTATCACTGCCTTACCACATCAAGTATCGGGCGCAAAAGTATTAGAGCAAATTGCGGCACAAATGCAGGCTAAAAAATTACCCATGATTGCTGATTTACGTGATGAATCCGATCACGAAAATCCGTGCCGTTTAGTGATTGTTCCAAGATCTAATCGTTTTGATCAAGAAGCTTTGGTTTCTCATTTATTTGCCTCTACCGACCTGGAAAGAAATATTCGCGTTAATATGAATGTGATTGGCTTAAATGGTAAACCACAAGTAAAAGACATGTTGAGCTTTTTGCGAGAATGGTTGACATTTAGGACACAAGTTGTTGTTAAGCGACTTGAATATCGCTTAGAAAAAGTAAAAGCTCGATTACATATTTTAGATGGGTTATTAATTGCCTTCTTAAATTTAGATGAAGTCATTAAAATTATTCGTACAGAAGACAAGCCCAAGCAAGAGTTGATGAAACGATTTAAACTTTCTGAAATTCAAGCCGAAGCTATTCTTGAGATTAAATTACGACAATTGGCGCGTTTAGAAGAACAAAAAATAAAAGGTGAACAAAAAGAGCTGGCACAAGAACAGGATATGTTGCAAAAAACTTTACAATCTAAACAACGTTTGCAAACTTTGATCAAAAAAGAATTACAAGCGGATATTGATGCCTATGGCGATAAGCGCCGTTCACCTATTGTTGTTAGGGAACAAGCAAAAATATTAGATGTCGTAGAACGTCTTCCTTCTGAGCCAGTAACCATTATTCTTTCACAAAAGGGTTGGATTCGTTCTGCAAAAGGCCATGAAGTATTAGGGCAAGATCTTAGCTATAAAGCAGGAGATGAGTTCTTAATGCAGCTCAAAGCCAAAAGTAATTCAATGATTTATTTCTTGGATACAACGGGGCGTAGTTACTGCTTGATGGCGCATCAATTCCCATCTGCGCGCGGTTTTGGCGAACCTCTAACAACCAAAATAAAGCCACCCACAGGTGCTCTTTTCTCTGGTATGCTTTCTGGTATTGATACCGATCTTGTCTTTTTGATTTCAAATGCGGGCAATGGCTTTATTAGCAAAATAGCCGATTTAGAAACCAAAAACAAAAGTGGTAAGGCTTTACTCAAAGCAGAACCTGCCACAGCATTAAAGCCATTGTTAATTCCTGATATTAGCATGCGTGTTGCAATTCTAACCTCTGCTGGAAAATTAGCCGTGCTTGATTTGGTGGATATTGCACAGATGAGCAAAGGTAAGGGCAGTAAAATTATTAATATTACCGCTCAGAAATTTGCTGATGGCACAGAGCAAGTGATTGATCATATGATTTTTTCTCGTGGTGAAAGCATTCAGATTAAGACTAAAAATAAGAAATTAAAGCTAAGTCCTCGAGAGTTGGATCATTATTTGATTGAGCGTGGTAAATCAGGGGTTGCTTTACCCAAAGGATATCAAACAGCGACAGGGTTTGATGTCGCTTGA